GTGCCGCCAGGACCGTCTTGGCGGGCAGCCTGTAGTCCTTCGTCGACATCGTTCAGTCGCCTTTCATGCTTAGCGGATCTACTCCGCGTCGCTATTTGCGTCGAGAGTGGAAATCAGCCGACCTTGGCAAGCTGAAAAGAATTGCCGTTGGCAGATCCGCTCAGAGTGTTGTTGTCGATCACCACCTGATCGCCGCCGTCCACACCCGGAGCGATCCAGGAGTCGCCTTGTAGATGAAGCTCCGTAGCCCCGTATGGGCCAACGATCTGGCCCACCTTGCAGCCGGCACCACATGAGCTGACATTGAGAATGCTCGGCTGTTGCGCCGGGTTTCTCAAATAGGTCAGCTCGTAGCTGCCGTCGACAAGCTCGGCCGACGCCGGAGCCGCCAGCCCTAATGTCCCTGCAACGGCTATCGCTGCCAGAGTCAGAATTCGTGTCATCTGCATGTCAGTTGCCCTCCCACCGGACGGCGATCCGCGTCGCCCCACCCCCTGCGACGGTAGGAGATTGCGCCGCCCAAGAGATACAGGGATTTCCCTGGTAATTGGCGGTGCCTCGTTGGGCAGATCAGCGCGCAGATTGCGCGCGGGACGCCCGTCGCCACGGCAGCACCGGCGACGGATGCGGGCCCGCATTGAACTTCTCCAGCGATCCACCCACCTCGACGATGCCGCACAGTGCATTCCAGCTCAGCATCGTCAGGTAGTCGATCAGGTCGTCGGCGCTCATTCGGGGATCCAGCAGCCACGAGTGGGTGGCCAACTGCACCCCGCCGACGATCATGTAGGCCCACGGATCCACGCCGTGGGTGTCCATGCCGACCGATTTCATCCGGCGGCGCAGCATCACCGCGAGCATCCGCGCGATGATGCGCTCGGAGTCGGCGATCACCTTGCTCTTGCTGGCCGAGCTGTTGGCCATCACGAACCGGTAGGGCTCGGGCTCGTTGGCCACGGTCTGCACGTACACCCGGATGATCTCGCGAACCAGGTCGAACCCGTCCAGGTTCGCCGACAGCGCCGCCGCCATATTGGGGATCAGCGTGGTCTGCGCGAAGCGCATCATCACCGAGGTGGTGAGGTCGTTTTTGTCGACGAAATACCGGTACAGGACCGTCTTGGACACGCCGATCTCTGCGGCGATCTCGTCCATGCTGACATAGCGGCCGCGGCGCCGGATCGCCTCGATCGTTCCGTCGATGAGGTCGTTTCGGCGGTCGACCTTGTGCTGGTGCCAACGCCGTTTGCGACCGTCGGTCTTGGCGGTGCTGGCCTTGAGCTGTTCTGCCACTATCGCGGATTCCCATTCCCTAGACGCAATAGATAATACGGGCTTGTCCAGCAAACTTTGTGGACCGGTAACAGTTACCGGTGGTTTAGCGAGGCTCGCCGGAGGCGAGTCGAAGCTGGAACCGCCGCATATACCCGGTGGTTTAGCGAGGCTCGCCGGAGGCGAGTCGAAGCTGGAATCGCCGCATATACCCGGTGGTTTAGCGAGGCTCGCCGGAGGCGAGTCGAAGCTGGAATCGCCGCATATACCCCGCCGGGCAGATGGCGGATGATGGTGGAGTGGTGCATCCAGAGAACCAGTCGAGTTGGCCGGGCGCTGCGCAAGCCGTGCAGTCGTTGGCGGAGTCGTTCGCGGGCGCCGACCCAGACGCGGACGCGGTCCGATTGCGTGATCTGCGCCGGATGAAAGTGGTGGCGCTGAGTTTCCTGCTCGGCGCCACTGTGGTCTTCCTGCTGTGTCGATGGGCAGCCACCCACGGGGTAGAAGGCACAGCCCCCACCTGGGTGGGCTACGTCGGTGCGGCGGCCGAGGCCGGCATGGTCGGCGCGCTGGCGGACTGGTTCGCGGTAACCGCACTGTTCAAGCACCCGCTGGGGATACCCATCCCGCACACCGCGATCATCAAGCGCAAGAAAGATCAGCTCGGGGAGGGGCTGGGCACGTTCGTGCGGGAGAACTTCCTGTCACCACCGGTGATCGAGACCAAGCTGCGGGACGCGCAGGTCGCCGGCCGGGTGGGTAAATGGCTGTCGGAGCCGGCGCATGCCGAGCGGGTGGCCGCCGAGACCGCGACCGTGCTGCGGGTCCTGATCGAGATGCTGCGCGACGACGACGTCCAGGACGTGATCGACCGGATGATCGTTCAGCGCATCGCCGAGCCGCACTGGGGTCCGCCGGTCGGCCGGGTGCTGGGTTCCCTACTGGCGGAGAACCGGCAGGAGGCGTTGATTCAGCTGTTGGCCGACCGGGCCTTCCAGTGGTCGCTCAATGCCGGCGAAGTCATCCAGCGGGTGGTGGAGCGTGACTCGCCGACCTGGTCGCCGCGATTCGTCGATCACCTGGTCGGCGACCGCATCCACCGTGAACTGATGGATTTCACCGACAAGGTGCGCCGTAATCCCGATCACGAACTGCGGCGCAGCGCGACCCGGTTCCTGTTCGAATTCGCCGACGATCTGCAGCACGACCAGGCGACCATCGCGAAGGCCGACGCGGTCAAAGAGCAGCTGATGGCGCGCGAAGAAGTCGCCAACGCCGCGGCCACGGCCTGGCGGACGCTCAAGCGACTGGTGCTCGAAGGCGTCGACGACCCGTCCAGCGCGCTGCGGACACGGGTGGCTTCGACTGTGGTCCAGGTCGGAGAGTCGTTGCGCGACAAGGCCGAACTGCGCGACAAGGTCGACAACTGGATCGTGCGGGCCGCCCAGCATCTGGTGGGCCATTACGGCGTGGAGATCACCGCGATCATCACCGAGACCATCGAGCGCTGGGATGCCGCCGAGGCGAGCCGACGCATCGAACTGCACGTCGGGCGTGACTTGCAGTTCATCCGGATCAACGGCACGGTGGTCGGCTCGCTGGCCGGCCTGGCGATCTACGCCATAGCTCAACTTATGTTCTGACCTGCGCTAGCAAGTGCTTGCAAAAGTTAGCACTGGGCCGTATCGTGGCACGTGTCAGCACTCGCCAGTCCACGAAAGGGGTCACCGGTGTCGCAGGATGACAAGCTCACCGCGGTGGTCTCCACGGCTGCGGCGGATATCGGTAGCTTCATTCGGTCCCAGCGCGAAGCCGCGCAGGTGTCCATGCGTCAGCTGGCCGACAAGGCCGGCGTCAGCAACCCGTATCTGAGCCAGATCGAACGTGGACTGCGCAAGCCTTCCGCTGACGTCCTCAACCAGATCGCCAAGGCCCTAAGGGTTTCCGCCGAGGTGCTCTACGTCCGGGCGGGAATTTTGGAGCCGAGCGAGAAGAGCGAGGTCCGTGACGCCGTCATTGCCGATGCAGCGATCACGGAACGGCAAAAGCAGGTTCTGCTCGACATCTACACCTCCTTCGTCCAGCAGAACGAAGCCGACGGTGAGGAGACGCCAGCTGACTGATCCTCTGTCGTTCTCCTGACCGATCTACCTACGCACGATTTCAACCCGAAAGGAACCCGACATGGCCGAGAACCCGACCATCGAAGAACTGAAGGCCCCGCTGCTCGCCGCGCTCGGCGCAGCCGACCTGGCGCTGGCCACCGTGAATGACCTCGTCGCCAACCTGCGTGATCGCGCCGGCGAAGCCCGCGAGGACGCCAGCACCCGGGTTGAGGAGAGCCGCGCTCGCCTGACCAAGCTGCAAGAGGACCTGCCCGAGCAGCTCGCCGAGCTGCGGGAGCGCTTCACCGCCGACGAGCTGCGCAAGGCCGCCGAGGGTTACGTGGAGGCTGCCAGCGACCGGTACAACGACCTGGTGGCGCGCGGCGAGGCCGCTCTGGTGCGCCTGCGCAGCCAGTCCGGTCTGGACGACGCCTCGGCCCAGGTGGAGGGCTACGTCGACCAGGCCGTCGAGCTGACCCAGGAGGTGCTGGGCAACGTCGCGTCGCAGACCCGCGAGGTCGGTGAGCGCGCCGCCAAGCTGGTCGGCATCGAGCTGCCCAAGAAGGACGAGCCCGCGCCGGCTCCCGCCAAGAAGGCTCCGGCTGCCAAGAAGGCCGCCCCGGCTGCCAAGAAGGCTCCGGCCAAGAAGGCCCCGGCCGCCAAGAAGGCACCGGCCAAGAAGGTCACCCAGAAGTAGTCGCAGTTCGACGCCCGGGACGGTGCCCGCCTAGGCTTGCAGCGTGATCGCTGCGAACCTGGTGGGTACCGTCCTTGGCGTTTTGCAGATCGCCGTCTTCGCGACGTCGGTGTACGCCTTCGTCCACGCCGCGATGCAACGCTCTGACGCCTACACCGCCGCCGACAAGCTCACCAAGCCGGTCTGGCTGGTGATTCTCGGGGTGTGCGGGCTGCTGGCATTGGTGTTGCAGGTGATGGGGATGGCGATCGCGGCCTGCGCGGCCGGGGTCTACCTGGTGGACGTGCGCCCCCGACTCCTTGAGGTCCAAGGCAAGTCCCACTAGCCCCATGCTGCGTGCGTTCGTCCTTGCGGCCTTGGGTGCCGCGGCCGCGGTGCTGGGTGCGGCGCCGGCCACCGCTGACACCGGGTTGTTCGGCTTTGTCGACCACACCGAGTGGGTCAGCTACGACGGCCGGTCGAGTCTGCGGGTGTACCCGACCTCCTCTGCGCGGGCGGCGGCGCTGCGGCTCGACACCGACGGCGCGGGTGAACAGGCTTGGCGGGAGGTGCTCGTCAGCGCCCCCGACGCCGATACCCCCGGCATGCGCGACCAATTCCTCTGCCACTTCAGCTACGCCGAGTTCGCCCGACCCGGCAAGACCAGCTGGAACCTTGAGCCGTGGCGCCCCGTCGTCGACGGCGTGACCATGCTCGAATCCGGATGCAATCCGGGTGCCGCCGAGGAGGCCTTCTGATGCCCACCACCCGCTGGGACCGCGACCAGGTGGCCAAACTGGTCGACCACACCCTGCTCAAACCCGAAGCCACCGCGGAGCAGGTGATCGCCGTTGTCGCCGAAGCCGCCGAACTCGGGGTGGCCGCGGTGTGTGTATCGCCGTCGATGGTGGCCACTGCGGCTGGGGCCAACCCCTCCGGCGTCCCGATCGCCGCGGTCGCAGGATTCCCGTCCGGCAAGCATCTGTCGGTGGTCAAAGCCCAGGAGGCCGCATTGGCCGCAGCGGACGGGGCGGCCGAGATCGACATGGTTATCGACGTCGGCGCGGCACTGGCGGGTGATTTCGCCGCGGTGGACGCCGACATCGCCACCGTGCGCGCCGCGGTGCCCCAGGCGGTGCTCAAGGTGATCGTCGAATCCGCCGCGCTGCTGGAGTTCGCCGGCGACGCCGCTCTGGTCGCTGCCTGCCGGGCCGCCGAAGATGCCGGCGCGGATTTCGTAAAGACCTCCACGGGATTTCATCCGTCCGGCGGGGCGAGTGTGCACGCGGTGGCACTGATGGCCGGCACGGTCGATGGCCGGTTAGGGGTCAAGGCCAGCGGCGGTATCCGCAATGCCGACGATGCGCTGGCCATGCTCGAGGCCGGAGCGACTCGACTGGGACTATCCGGCACTCGTGGGGTGCTCGACGGACTGGGGTAGCCCGGCTGGGTGACTACCCAAGTCGGGCGACCGCCGATAGCCTTTGCGGCTATGCCCGATGCGCGTGGTGCATTCGCCGATGCCGCGCGTGCGCGCGAGCAGGATTTGGCGCAACGCCTGGCGACGGCTGTCGAGGTGGATCGCGCTTTCGTCGAGGCGCTGAGTGGGGCGTGCCGAAAGGCGGTGTGGGGACGGCGACGCCTGGACGCCATTGGGGTCGAGATCAGCGACGTCGTGGCCCGGCAAGGCGTACTCGGCCTCGACACCCCGGCGGGCGCTCGGCAGTTCCAGGCATTCCTCGCCACAAAGGCCAGAGAGATCCACCGGGTCGTGGACGAGGTCTCCGCTGACAGCACGAGCAGAACGGGGACGCTGCGGTCGCTGCGGTATCCGATGGGTGACGGCGCGCCGCTGTCTCCCCCGATCGATACGCTCGGCGGCCAACACCGGTGGACCGACAAAGATCTATACCCGCACGACCCGACCGCCGCCGACGTGAAGCAGGACAGCGTCGGGGATTGCTATCTGGACGCCACCATGGGCGCCATCGCCAACGCCAACCCGCACGGATCAAAGATCGCATTCAATTCGACGACCAGACGGGGACTTTCGACGTCACCCTCTGGGATGGGCGGGAGTGGAAGCACATCGGCGTCACGCAGGCCGACATCGACACCGACATCAAACACAACGGCGCAAGCTGGCTCGACAACGGCCGGCCCGACGCGGCGTTGTGGCCGACGGTGCTGGAGTCGGCGTACGCGAAACTCAAATACCCGGACCGGGACCTCGGCGACGCCCTCGGCAACGACGTGGGGATCGGGCAGGGTGGCTATGCCAAGGATGCGCTGGAGGCGCTGACCGGCAACCGCGGCACGGTAATCAACCCCGAGAGCGTCTGGTTGACCAATCAGCATATCGACCAAGCGATTTCCGGGGCGTTGTCCAATCATCAGCCGGTG
The window above is part of the Mycolicibacter sp. MU0102 genome. Proteins encoded here:
- a CDS encoding DUF445 domain-containing protein, with translation MADDGGVVHPENQSSWPGAAQAVQSLAESFAGADPDADAVRLRDLRRMKVVALSFLLGATVVFLLCRWAATHGVEGTAPTWVGYVGAAAEAGMVGALADWFAVTALFKHPLGIPIPHTAIIKRKKDQLGEGLGTFVRENFLSPPVIETKLRDAQVAGRVGKWLSEPAHAERVAAETATVLRVLIEMLRDDDVQDVIDRMIVQRIAEPHWGPPVGRVLGSLLAENRQEALIQLLADRAFQWSLNAGEVIQRVVERDSPTWSPRFVDHLVGDRIHRELMDFTDKVRRNPDHELRRSATRFLFEFADDLQHDQATIAKADAVKEQLMAREEVANAAATAWRTLKRLVLEGVDDPSSALRTRVASTVVQVGESLRDKAELRDKVDNWIVRAAQHLVGHYGVEITAIITETIERWDAAEASRRIELHVGRDLQFIRINGTVVGSLAGLAIYAIAQLMF
- a CDS encoding C2 family cysteine protease → MLSGRHHGRHRQRQPARIKDRIQFDDQTGTFDVTLWDGREWKHIGVTQADIDTDIKHNGASWLDNGRPDAALWPTVLESAYAKLKYPDRDLGDALGNDVGIGQGGYAKDALEALTGNRGTVINPESVWLTNQHIDQAISGALSNHQPVTISTSPEGAPLTQSHVYVVEGISGVGSDAMVTLRNPWETNIGTPIDTPDALVTVRLGDLIGSGLPGPLGKHPMSGVNIGSLG
- a CDS encoding TetR/AcrR family transcriptional regulator — encoded protein: MAEQLKASTAKTDGRKRRWHQHKVDRRNDLIDGTIEAIRRRGRYVSMDEIAAEIGVSKTVLYRYFVDKNDLTTSVMMRFAQTTLIPNMAAALSANLDGFDLVREIIRVYVQTVANEPEPYRFVMANSSASKSKVIADSERIIARMLAVMLRRRMKSVGMDTHGVDPWAYMIVGGVQLATHSWLLDPRMSADDLIDYLTMLSWNALCGIVEVGGSLEKFNAGPHPSPVLPWRRASRAQSAR
- a CDS encoding DUF2516 family protein: MIAANLVGTVLGVLQIAVFATSVYAFVHAAMQRSDAYTAADKLTKPVWLVILGVCGLLALVLQVMGMAIAACAAGVYLVDVRPRLLEVQGKSH
- the deoC gene encoding deoxyribose-phosphate aldolase, translating into MPTTRWDRDQVAKLVDHTLLKPEATAEQVIAVVAEAAELGVAAVCVSPSMVATAAGANPSGVPIAAVAGFPSGKHLSVVKAQEAALAAADGAAEIDMVIDVGAALAGDFAAVDADIATVRAAVPQAVLKVIVESAALLEFAGDAALVAACRAAEDAGADFVKTSTGFHPSGGASVHAVALMAGTVDGRLGVKASGGIRNADDALAMLEAGATRLGLSGTRGVLDGLG
- a CDS encoding DUF2599 domain-containing protein, which produces MLRAFVLAALGAAAAVLGAAPATADTGLFGFVDHTEWVSYDGRSSLRVYPTSSARAAALRLDTDGAGEQAWREVLVSAPDADTPGMRDQFLCHFSYAEFARPGKTSWNLEPWRPVVDGVTMLESGCNPGAAEEAF
- a CDS encoding heparin-binding hemagglutinin; translated protein: MAENPTIEELKAPLLAALGAADLALATVNDLVANLRDRAGEAREDASTRVEESRARLTKLQEDLPEQLAELRERFTADELRKAAEGYVEAASDRYNDLVARGEAALVRLRSQSGLDDASAQVEGYVDQAVELTQEVLGNVASQTREVGERAAKLVGIELPKKDEPAPAPAKKAPAAKKAAPAAKKAPAKKAPAAKKAPAKKVTQK
- a CDS encoding helix-turn-helix domain-containing protein; protein product: MSQDDKLTAVVSTAAADIGSFIRSQREAAQVSMRQLADKAGVSNPYLSQIERGLRKPSADVLNQIAKALRVSAEVLYVRAGILEPSEKSEVRDAVIADAAITERQKQVLLDIYTSFVQQNEADGEETPAD